From Mesobacillus jeotgali, the proteins below share one genomic window:
- the cydB gene encoding cytochrome d ubiquinol oxidase subunit II, protein MSHDTLAIIWFGLWGLIWTVYFILDGYALGTGMLFPFITKNRQERNQLQEAVGPFWGGNEVWLITAGGATFAAFPAVYADMFSFLYTPLFLVLIALFIRAIGLEFMHKDDNPIWQAACKWAFFAGSFLIAFLFGVTFANLYRGLLIGADGYEGNLFSLLNGYGILGGLLFVSLFLLSGSLWIQIKTAGQTAVRAHRLSRFLAGVAPAMLSLFFLATVNRTPLLDNYSHNPILWMVPALALTAMLSSAYFIFKKKIGYAFTAVCVTIFTKMAFGFIGMFPNMLPSRIDSAYSVSLYDAAGSKLNLTIMFIVALIFVPIIIAYQIWSYTLFKDKILKESAKGYQ, encoded by the coding sequence ATGTCTCATGATACACTGGCGATTATTTGGTTCGGGCTCTGGGGCTTGATCTGGACGGTTTACTTTATCCTTGATGGATATGCGCTTGGAACAGGGATGCTATTCCCGTTCATTACAAAAAACCGGCAGGAACGAAATCAGCTGCAGGAAGCAGTCGGCCCGTTCTGGGGCGGGAACGAGGTATGGCTTATTACAGCGGGAGGAGCAACATTCGCAGCATTTCCGGCCGTCTATGCGGACATGTTCAGCTTTTTATACACGCCGTTATTTCTCGTATTGATTGCCCTGTTCATAAGGGCCATTGGTCTTGAATTCATGCATAAGGATGACAATCCAATCTGGCAGGCAGCGTGTAAATGGGCTTTTTTTGCGGGAAGCTTCCTGATCGCCTTCTTGTTTGGTGTGACATTCGCAAATCTGTACAGAGGCCTGTTGATTGGAGCCGATGGCTATGAGGGAAATCTGTTTAGCCTTCTCAATGGCTACGGAATTTTAGGAGGATTATTATTTGTCTCTTTATTCCTGCTATCCGGTTCATTATGGATTCAGATAAAGACTGCAGGACAAACGGCAGTAAGAGCCCATAGGCTTTCACGCTTTTTGGCAGGAGTGGCGCCTGCGATGCTGTCCCTATTCTTCCTGGCAACTGTGAACCGCACACCATTGCTCGATAACTACTCACATAATCCAATTCTCTGGATGGTACCTGCTCTGGCATTGACAGCCATGCTTTCCTCCGCGTACTTTATTTTTAAAAAGAAAATTGGCTATGCCTTTACTGCAGTATGTGTGACCATTTTCACCAAAATGGCATTCGGGTTCATTGGCATGTTCCCGAACATGCTGCCATCAAGAATAGACAGCGCCTATAGTGTCAGCCTATATGACGCCGCAGGAAGCAAGCTGAACCTGACCATCATGTTCATCGTCGCGCTCATCTTCGTGCCAATCATCATTGCCTATCAAATATGGAGCTACACACTATTCAAGGACAAAATCCTAAAAGAAAGCGCAAAAGGATACCAATAA
- a CDS encoding solute:sodium symporter family transporter, with protein MNFGGIGFTLVSAAFFMGLVAWYSYVKTKGEVSDSAGYFLAGRGLTGGFIAGSLLLTNLSAEQLVGLNGQAYRTNLSNMAWEVTAAFSIIIMATYLLPKYLGGNFTTLPEFLSKRFDEGVRQYTVFLFMLGYIFVTAPSMLYSGALAVLQLFNVPELFGISYEASVWIVIWIIGIIGAIYAIFGGLKAVAISDTLNGVGLIIIGLLVPVLGLIALGDGNIGDGMKQIATTNTEKMNSIGTKQDSVPFGTIFTGMIFANLFYWASNQYVIQRTLGAKSLAEGQKGVLITGFYKLLVPLTMMIPGVIAFHMYGDGLKSVDLAYPALISDVLPTWMSGFFLAVLLGAVLSSFNSLLNSAATMFALDIYKARYNPEADDAKLISVSKISGTLLAVISLCIAPLLMNAPEGLWDLIRRFTGFFNIPIIAILLVGIFSKRVPSLAAKVVIIFHVIAYYMMVWGTQHLFDYTVPIHFIHIYAILFVVEVAIMLAFGIWKPRATPYTFRSEAAVNMVPWKYTLPVSVILLALVAIIYVVFSPIGLAYSGGYVSAAFWPTIAAILAVTIILSIVTIKKWNRSYASYLKKENTVFEKNVGTKAKIKITLTDLS; from the coding sequence ATGAATTTTGGGGGAATTGGATTCACGCTCGTATCGGCTGCCTTTTTCATGGGTCTGGTAGCCTGGTATTCTTATGTAAAAACGAAAGGCGAAGTCAGTGATTCAGCTGGCTATTTCCTGGCTGGCAGGGGTCTGACAGGAGGTTTTATCGCTGGTTCACTGCTGCTTACCAATCTTTCCGCAGAACAACTGGTCGGTTTGAATGGACAAGCCTACAGAACAAACTTATCCAACATGGCCTGGGAGGTCACTGCCGCTTTCTCAATCATAATCATGGCTACATACTTGCTTCCAAAATACCTTGGTGGAAATTTCACCACCCTTCCCGAGTTTTTAAGCAAACGGTTTGATGAAGGGGTAAGACAATACACTGTATTTCTGTTCATGCTGGGGTACATATTCGTTACTGCACCGTCCATGCTTTATTCAGGAGCTCTTGCGGTCCTGCAGCTTTTCAATGTCCCTGAGCTATTTGGCATTTCTTATGAAGCATCGGTATGGATCGTCATCTGGATCATCGGGATCATAGGAGCCATCTATGCTATTTTCGGAGGTCTGAAAGCAGTGGCTATTTCAGATACCTTGAATGGTGTTGGCTTGATCATCATCGGACTGCTTGTTCCGGTACTCGGCCTGATTGCCCTTGGTGACGGCAATATCGGTGATGGAATGAAACAAATCGCGACAACCAATACCGAAAAAATGAACTCTATAGGGACGAAGCAGGACTCCGTGCCATTTGGGACTATTTTTACTGGGATGATTTTTGCCAATCTTTTCTATTGGGCGTCAAATCAGTATGTGATCCAGAGAACTCTCGGCGCAAAGAGTCTCGCAGAAGGCCAAAAGGGTGTATTAATCACTGGTTTTTACAAGCTGCTTGTACCGCTGACGATGATGATTCCAGGTGTCATTGCCTTCCATATGTATGGAGACGGCTTAAAGTCCGTTGATCTAGCCTATCCGGCGTTGATTTCCGATGTCCTTCCGACATGGATGTCAGGCTTCTTCCTGGCAGTCCTGCTGGGCGCTGTATTGAGCTCTTTCAATTCTTTATTGAACAGCGCGGCTACTATGTTCGCACTCGATATCTATAAAGCCCGCTACAACCCAGAAGCAGATGACGCGAAGTTGATTTCCGTAAGCAAAATCTCCGGAACGCTGCTGGCGGTCATTTCATTATGTATAGCACCGCTTTTGATGAACGCGCCTGAAGGATTATGGGATCTGATCAGAAGATTCACAGGCTTTTTCAATATTCCGATCATCGCCATCCTGCTTGTCGGCATCTTCTCGAAACGCGTACCGTCACTTGCAGCAAAAGTCGTGATAATCTTCCACGTTATTGCATATTATATGATGGTCTGGGGTACACAGCATCTTTTCGACTATACTGTTCCCATCCACTTCATCCATATATACGCAATCCTATTCGTGGTAGAAGTCGCGATTATGCTCGCATTCGGGATCTGGAAACCAAGAGCGACACCATATACCTTCCGTTCAGAAGCAGCCGTTAATATGGTGCCATGGAAATACACATTACCTGTATCAGTGATCCTGCTTGCACTCGTTGCTATTATCTATGTTGTATTCTCACCGATTGGGTTAGCTTACTCAGGAGGTTATGTCTCCGCAGCCTTTTGGCCAACCATCGCAGCTATACTTGCGGTCACGATTATTTTGTCCATTGTCACCATAAAAAAATGGAACAGATCGTATGCCAGCTACCTGAAAAAAGAAAATACAGTTTTTGAAAAAAACGTTGGCACTAAGGCAAAAATAAAAATTACCCTTACCGACCTATCATAG
- a CDS encoding DnaJ family domain-containing protein encodes MDFSMIISEDRIKRAYKDGEFENLPGYGKPLNLEDLSAVPEELRMAYKMLKNAGFSPEEQRLRQEVMSIEDLIRTCENPEEKTRLNQELSAKLLKYNKIMSSRGARTNSSIFKNYERKIEKKLL; translated from the coding sequence ATGGATTTTTCAATGATAATATCGGAAGACCGTATCAAGCGTGCCTATAAAGACGGTGAGTTTGAAAACTTGCCTGGCTACGGAAAACCGTTGAATCTGGAAGATTTATCAGCAGTTCCGGAAGAATTAAGAATGGCTTACAAGATGCTGAAAAATGCTGGTTTTTCTCCAGAAGAACAAAGGCTAAGGCAGGAAGTTATGTCAATCGAAGACCTGATCCGAACTTGTGAAAACCCGGAAGAGAAAACCAGGCTGAACCAGGAACTCAGTGCAAAATTGCTAAAGTACAATAAAATCATGTCCAGCAGGGGTGCCAGGACAAATTCTTCTATATTTAAAAATTACGAGCGGAAGATTGAAAAGAAACTATTATAA
- a CDS encoding methyl-accepting chemotaxis protein, whose translation MEAIENLRRQDTKKKNILMLSTYSVSLIATSVYTIIEKETMLKTMVYVSELSFFVLFFLIFQLWLKKEALFPYAAFAAIFIHHFFYIGMFGGNGAFLLVLLFLAVFSAIHFNLKVFITGYSLGLAAVVMNTLLATENQDFLSSTFAAILLCYILLGAVLFVLIRLNSNAFKSLEAFLAESENEKARKEQHSALLHSELLVVTESLGKINEQIQTHLSSQTEMKIAVNEISAGSQVQTEQINQISENAEMTKQRMDEMSDMSVLLSENTLQAAKASESGSVKIGELQGDMKELAASISELSQTFSMLTKKIEETNGFIVNIRNITEQTNLLALNASIEAARAGEAGKGFSVVANEIRKLAEMTKETAIQITENLTSVNETNSAALEKMNDSSEKLEESRSAVEEVSGFFGEVSSTLRELTTQFGQFELTVSDVMNQTGDVEASTRELAAIIEQATAGLEEMNATIETLNDDNQTIAAYVSQTAGAAEKIKTLGA comes from the coding sequence GTGGAGGCTATTGAAAATCTCCGCAGACAGGATACGAAAAAGAAGAACATCTTAATGCTCAGTACTTATTCGGTATCCCTGATCGCGACATCTGTTTATACCATTATTGAAAAGGAAACAATGCTCAAAACAATGGTATATGTAAGTGAATTATCATTTTTTGTTCTGTTCTTTCTAATCTTCCAGCTATGGCTTAAGAAGGAAGCCTTATTCCCTTATGCCGCTTTTGCTGCTATCTTCATCCACCATTTCTTTTATATCGGAATGTTTGGAGGGAACGGGGCGTTTTTGCTGGTTCTGTTATTTCTGGCCGTCTTCTCCGCCATCCATTTCAACCTGAAGGTCTTTATTACCGGCTACAGTCTTGGGTTGGCGGCAGTGGTCATGAATACCTTGCTTGCCACAGAGAATCAGGATTTTTTAAGCAGCACCTTCGCGGCAATCCTGCTCTGTTATATTTTGCTTGGCGCAGTGCTATTCGTGTTGATTCGCTTAAACAGCAATGCGTTTAAATCACTGGAAGCTTTTCTAGCAGAATCGGAAAATGAAAAAGCCCGTAAGGAACAGCATAGCGCCCTGCTCCATAGCGAGCTGCTTGTCGTAACAGAGAGTCTTGGCAAAATCAATGAACAAATCCAGACCCATCTGTCTTCACAAACAGAAATGAAAATCGCTGTAAATGAAATTTCTGCCGGAAGCCAGGTGCAGACTGAACAGATCAACCAAATTTCCGAGAATGCCGAGATGACTAAGCAAAGAATGGACGAAATGTCTGATATGTCAGTCTTGCTCTCTGAAAATACCTTACAGGCTGCCAAAGCTTCCGAAAGCGGTTCTGTTAAGATTGGCGAGCTTCAGGGCGATATGAAGGAGCTGGCGGCTTCGATATCCGAACTGAGCCAGACCTTCTCCATGCTGACAAAAAAAATCGAAGAAACGAATGGATTCATCGTCAACATCCGCAATATCACCGAGCAAACGAATCTGCTTGCCCTTAACGCATCAATTGAAGCCGCACGCGCCGGCGAAGCTGGAAAGGGCTTCTCGGTAGTAGCCAATGAGATTCGCAAGCTTGCCGAAATGACAAAGGAAACCGCCATTCAGATTACTGAGAACCTTACTTCTGTAAATGAAACAAACTCAGCTGCACTGGAAAAAATGAACGACAGCAGTGAAAAGCTCGAAGAAAGCCGTTCTGCGGTTGAGGAAGTTTCCGGATTCTTCGGAGAAGTCAGCAGTACTCTTCGCGAACTGACCACTCAATTCGGCCAATTCGAATTAACGGTCAGTGATGTCATGAATCAGACAGGTGATGTCGAAGCATCCACACGTGAGCTGGCTGCGATTATCGAGCAGGCCACCGCGGGCCTCGAGGAAATGAACGCAACAATTGAAACATTGAATGATGATAATCAGACAATAGCAGCTTACGTCAGCCAGACAGCGGGTGCTGCTGAAAAAATCAAGACACTAGGGGCGTAA
- the motA gene encoding flagellar motor stator protein MotA has protein sequence MDKSSIIGVILAIIAVGVGMVFKGVSPSALANPAAILIIVVGTVAAVTIAFPANELKKVPKLFKILFKEQESADLPSLIRLFSEWAQLARKEGLLALEAKTSEVDDEFLKNGLSLAVDGQSADYIRDVLTEEVEAMEERHLSGAAIFTQAGTYAPTLGVLGAVVGLIAALSHMDNTDELGRAISAAFVATLLGIFTGYVLWHPFANKLKRKSKQEAQVKYMMIEGILSILEGEAPRVIEQKLASYLPAGERKLILEESVVAQDE, from the coding sequence ATGGATAAGTCGTCAATTATTGGTGTCATATTAGCAATCATTGCGGTAGGAGTCGGGATGGTGTTCAAAGGTGTCAGCCCGAGTGCCCTTGCCAACCCCGCAGCGATCTTAATCATAGTGGTGGGTACTGTTGCGGCGGTGACAATCGCCTTTCCCGCAAATGAACTGAAGAAAGTACCCAAGCTGTTTAAAATTTTATTTAAAGAACAAGAAAGTGCAGATTTACCTTCATTAATTCGTTTGTTTTCTGAATGGGCCCAGCTTGCCCGTAAAGAAGGGTTGCTTGCGCTTGAGGCGAAAACGAGTGAAGTGGATGATGAGTTTTTGAAAAATGGCTTATCGCTTGCTGTTGATGGCCAGAGTGCTGATTATATCAGGGATGTTTTAACTGAAGAGGTTGAAGCGATGGAGGAACGCCACTTATCAGGTGCCGCGATTTTCACCCAGGCTGGCACTTATGCACCAACTTTAGGGGTTCTGGGTGCAGTAGTTGGCCTGATTGCGGCGTTGAGTCATATGGACAATACAGACGAGCTTGGCAGAGCAATCAGTGCTGCCTTCGTTGCAACATTATTGGGGATCTTCACTGGTTATGTTTTATGGCACCCATTCGCCAATAAATTGAAGCGCAAATCCAAACAGGAAGCGCAAGTGAAATACATGATGATTGAAGGTATTCTTTCCATCCTTGAGGGGGAAGCACCGCGGGTGATTGAACAAAAGCTCGCTTCCTATCTGCCAGCTGGGGAACGGAAGCTGATACTTGAAGAAAGCGTCGTGGCCCAGGATGAGTAA
- the motB gene encoding flagellar motor protein MotB: protein MSKKRKKKHHEDHMDESWLIPYADLLTLLLALFIVLFAMSSVDAVKFQQMSKAFNDVFTGGTGVFDFQSPMPEGQMESPDERKEDVEKNDKETTDTAKDQMELLAIQQKVNSYIEEKKLTDKLNTKLTDEGLLLTIRDNVLFESGRAEVRATDTNIANEIADLLVMEPPRNIIISGHTDNVPIRTARYESNWELSVMRAVEFMKIILKNEQLDPRWFSAKGFGEFQPVATNDTTEGKARNRRVEILILPRTSNNPGQ from the coding sequence ATGAGTAAGAAAAGGAAAAAGAAGCATCATGAGGATCATATGGACGAATCCTGGCTGATTCCATATGCGGATCTGCTCACTCTCCTGCTGGCATTGTTTATCGTCCTGTTCGCAATGAGTTCAGTAGATGCCGTTAAGTTTCAGCAGATGTCAAAGGCATTCAATGATGTTTTCACAGGAGGGACAGGGGTGTTCGACTTCCAGAGCCCGATGCCCGAAGGCCAGATGGAATCGCCTGATGAACGTAAAGAAGACGTTGAAAAGAATGATAAGGAAACGACTGATACTGCCAAAGATCAGATGGAGCTTCTGGCCATCCAGCAGAAGGTCAATTCCTATATAGAAGAAAAAAAACTGACAGATAAACTCAATACAAAACTTACCGATGAGGGACTGCTGCTGACAATTCGGGACAATGTCCTCTTTGAATCAGGCAGGGCAGAGGTCCGGGCTACAGATACCAATATCGCAAATGAAATTGCGGACTTGCTGGTTATGGAGCCTCCCCGGAATATTATCATCAGCGGGCATACAGATAATGTGCCGATCAGGACCGCGAGATATGAATCGAATTGGGAACTGAGTGTCATGAGAGCCGTTGAATTCATGAAGATCATTTTGAAAAATGAACAGCTTGATCCTCGCTGGTTCAGTGCCAAAGGATTTGGGGAGTTTCAGCCAGTAGCTACCAATGACACCACAGAAGGCAAGGCAAGGAACCGCCGGGTAGAAATTTTAATTCTTCCGCGGACAAGCAATAATCCGGGACAATAA
- a CDS encoding MDR family MFS transporter: MNKLKGYYKQFHPIVWVLLGGTVLARGSAFATLPFLAIYLSRNLDLHPVLIGITIGISPLSGVIGGFLGGHLSDKYGRKPVMIGSLFAMSLVYFGFMIAETPGWFIVLNALNGLSGSFFEPTGQALIADLTEKSKRMRAFSLRYTAINIGASVGPLLGAYLAVVSAKSAFMVTGIMYFIYVLILSLMMKKYNLGNPVGEGSKVTFASSLKIISKDKALRYLILGTIIINFGYSQMESNVPQYLESSIANGVLVYSVMLSINAVMVVLLQMPISHIAEKFKTMQVMMAGAVFLSLGMLTFGFVTGWYTCIIAIIFITIGEILIFPSSSYLVDQLATDELRGTYFGAAQFRRIGHFLGPIVGGFLLKEAGGTILFTFVSFAVLGSILFFIQGNRIFVKTAPSVMKS, from the coding sequence ATGAATAAACTAAAAGGCTATTATAAGCAATTCCACCCGATTGTCTGGGTGCTCCTGGGCGGTACTGTTCTTGCAAGGGGATCCGCTTTTGCAACATTGCCATTTCTGGCCATCTATCTTTCTAGGAATCTGGATCTGCATCCAGTATTGATCGGGATCACGATTGGAATCAGTCCATTGTCTGGAGTGATTGGCGGCTTCCTTGGCGGCCATTTATCAGACAAATACGGCCGCAAGCCGGTGATGATTGGTTCGTTGTTTGCGATGTCGCTTGTCTATTTTGGCTTCATGATTGCTGAGACCCCGGGATGGTTCATTGTCCTGAATGCACTGAATGGCTTGAGCGGCTCATTTTTTGAACCGACCGGCCAGGCGCTGATTGCCGATTTAACAGAAAAAAGCAAGCGTATGAGGGCATTTTCACTAAGATATACGGCTATCAATATCGGAGCTTCTGTCGGCCCGTTACTCGGTGCCTATCTGGCTGTCGTTTCAGCTAAATCAGCTTTCATGGTAACAGGAATCATGTATTTCATTTATGTCCTCATACTGTCATTGATGATGAAGAAATACAATCTGGGCAACCCGGTGGGTGAAGGTTCAAAAGTAACATTCGCCAGTTCATTAAAAATCATCAGCAAAGATAAAGCCTTAAGATATTTGATACTGGGAACAATCATCATTAATTTTGGCTATTCACAAATGGAATCCAATGTACCGCAATATCTAGAATCATCTATTGCAAATGGGGTGCTTGTCTATTCCGTGATGCTTTCGATCAATGCAGTGATGGTTGTCTTGCTGCAAATGCCAATCAGCCACATCGCAGAAAAGTTCAAGACGATGCAGGTGATGATGGCCGGTGCGGTTTTCCTCTCATTGGGAATGCTGACATTTGGATTTGTGACTGGCTGGTACACTTGCATAATAGCGATTATCTTCATAACCATAGGAGAAATACTTATCTTTCCATCAAGCAGTTATCTTGTTGACCAGCTTGCAACAGATGAACTAAGGGGAACGTACTTTGGAGCGGCGCAGTTCCGGAGGATCGGCCATTTTCTGGGACCGATTGTCGGTGGTTTTTTACTGAAAGAAGCAGGAGGGACGATCTTATTTACTTTTGTTTCTTTCGCAGTGCTTGGAAGTATCCTTTTTTTCATCCAGGGTAACAGAATTTTTGTAAAAACAGCACCATCAGTAATGAAAAGTTAA
- a CDS encoding carbohydrate kinase has protein sequence MNEKEALILKLIKEDPFISHFDLAAKADLPGDRVAGYISSLMKQGKIVGRAYVLPEQRQVLCVGGANIDRKIWSKGVLELGTSNPAESSKSCGGVARNIAENLGRLGSGVSVLTAVGEDHEGHWLMEYTRAFADVAPSEILKGHSTGTYTAVLDQEGEMTVALAEMSLYDSITPEFIDRKWSYFASSDFIMLDTNFPADVLNRIIERCRKENIQLCITPVSSPKAKKLPHDLLGVTWLIANKDEAEAISGIKIETEGDFFRAAETIIHKGVEKVVISRGDKGLIYFTEKGEAGVLIPPAISIIDVTGAGDSLVAGIIYAHLNRIQTEDACKIGMACSILTLQSIETVNPILNNQQLLETFKQNFK, from the coding sequence ATGAACGAAAAAGAGGCCCTTATTTTAAAGCTGATCAAAGAGGATCCGTTCATTTCACATTTTGATCTTGCCGCAAAGGCAGATTTACCGGGTGACAGAGTTGCTGGCTATATTTCCTCCTTAATGAAGCAGGGAAAGATCGTGGGGAGAGCATATGTTTTACCAGAGCAACGGCAGGTATTATGTGTAGGTGGCGCTAATATCGACCGCAAAATATGGTCAAAAGGGGTGCTGGAACTGGGTACTTCTAACCCGGCTGAGAGTTCAAAGTCCTGTGGAGGGGTTGCCAGGAATATAGCCGAGAACCTGGGCAGGCTTGGAAGCGGTGTCAGTGTGCTGACGGCCGTAGGTGAAGACCACGAAGGACACTGGCTGATGGAATACACTAGGGCTTTCGCCGATGTCGCTCCGTCAGAAATCCTAAAGGGACATTCTACTGGAACATATACGGCTGTGCTGGATCAGGAGGGTGAGATGACTGTCGCTTTAGCGGAAATGTCACTCTATGATTCTATTACTCCTGAATTCATCGATCGCAAATGGAGTTACTTTGCTTCCTCGGATTTCATCATGCTGGATACCAACTTTCCTGCTGATGTGCTCAATCGGATCATCGAGCGATGCCGTAAGGAAAACATCCAGCTTTGTATCACGCCAGTGTCATCTCCAAAAGCGAAGAAGTTGCCTCATGACCTGCTGGGGGTTACATGGCTGATTGCAAATAAGGATGAAGCTGAAGCCATTTCAGGGATCAAGATTGAAACAGAAGGGGACTTTTTCAGAGCGGCCGAAACAATCATACATAAAGGCGTTGAAAAGGTTGTCATCAGCCGCGGTGATAAAGGACTGATTTACTTTACTGAAAAAGGAGAAGCAGGCGTACTGATTCCTCCGGCGATTTCTATCATCGATGTAACGGGAGCCGGTGATTCGCTGGTGGCCGGTATCATTTATGCCCATCTGAACCGCATCCAGACTGAGGATGCCTGCAAGATTGGAATGGCCTGTTCCATACTTACATTGCAGTCAATCGAAACAGTCAATCCGATTTTGAATAATCAACAATTGCTAGAAACATTTAAACAAAACTTTAAATAA
- a CDS encoding pseudouridine-5'-phosphate glycosidase: protein MNTLARVSGNPGIPLAGFGTDSLPAFIPGLAKGKSLVANIALVKNNGSAGAKIAASLS, encoded by the coding sequence TTGAATACTCTCGCTCGAGTATCTGGAAACCCGGGCATACCTCTTGCAGGCTTTGGGACCGATTCACTGCCAGCATTTATACCAGGACTAGCGAAAGGGAAAAGCCTAGTCGCCAATATCGCGCTTGTCAAAAACAATGGAAGTGCGGGAGCAAAGATTGCCGCCAGCCTTTCCTAG
- a CDS encoding anti-repressor SinI family protein — MIKEQVIFEELDTEWMQLILEALEMGINKEEIREFLMQSSGQL; from the coding sequence TTGATTAAAGAGCAGGTAATTTTCGAAGAATTGGATACAGAATGGATGCAGCTTATATTGGAAGCATTGGAAATGGGAATTAATAAAGAGGAAATCAGAGAGTTTTTAATGCAGTCTAGCGGGCAATTATAA
- a CDS encoding helix-turn-helix domain-containing protein: MIGERVKKLRQEKRMSLSELAEQAGVAKSYLSSLERNLQTNPSIQFLEKIAGVLNVPVDQLIHEQVDKENMDSEWVNLVKEAMDSGISKDQFREFLEFNKWRISNK, from the coding sequence GTGATTGGTGAACGCGTCAAAAAACTTCGACAAGAAAAAAGAATGTCCCTATCCGAATTGGCAGAACAGGCTGGCGTAGCTAAGTCCTATTTAAGCTCGCTGGAACGGAATCTGCAAACAAATCCTTCTATTCAATTTTTAGAAAAGATTGCTGGAGTCCTGAATGTGCCAGTTGATCAATTAATTCATGAACAAGTCGACAAGGAAAATATGGATTCCGAATGGGTTAATCTTGTTAAAGAAGCAATGGATTCCGGAATCAGCAAAGACCAGTTCCGCGAATTTCTAGAGTTTAATAAATGGAGAATCAGCAATAAATAA
- the treR gene encoding trehalose operon repressor, which produces MIAIRQVTGDDMQKKYLLIYEEIAKQIQDGHYPAKTILPSENEFADMYRTSRETIRKALNMLAQNGFIQKIRGKGSLVLDLKRHQFPISGLISFKELAENMGGTARTTVEEFTLEQAGRDIGRELNVENNEMVWKVKRVRHIDEERVILDKDFIVERHVPGLSRQKCENSIFEYIEKELEKKISFAKKEFTVEKPSAEDLELLDMEGFHAIVIVKNYIYFDDATLFQYTESRHRPDKFRFVDFARRMDTQSI; this is translated from the coding sequence ATGATAGCAATCAGACAAGTTACGGGTGATGATATGCAGAAGAAGTATTTATTGATTTATGAAGAAATCGCTAAACAAATCCAGGATGGGCATTATCCGGCTAAAACGATCTTACCATCAGAGAATGAATTCGCCGATATGTATAGAACATCACGGGAAACCATTCGCAAAGCGCTGAACATGCTTGCGCAAAATGGCTTCATCCAAAAGATTCGCGGCAAAGGCTCTCTCGTGCTGGATTTAAAAAGGCACCAGTTTCCGATTTCCGGATTGATCAGTTTTAAAGAGCTTGCGGAAAATATGGGCGGCACCGCGCGGACAACGGTGGAAGAGTTCACTCTCGAGCAGGCAGGACGGGATATCGGCAGAGAATTAAATGTTGAGAATAATGAGATGGTCTGGAAGGTGAAGAGAGTAAGGCATATTGATGAAGAGCGAGTCATTCTCGATAAAGACTTTATCGTCGAAAGGCATGTGCCAGGGCTGTCACGCCAGAAATGTGAGAATTCCATTTTCGAGTATATCGAGAAGGAACTGGAGAAAAAAATCAGTTTTGCAAAAAAGGAATTCACAGTTGAAAAACCAAGTGCAGAAGATTTGGAACTGCTGGATATGGAAGGTTTCCATGCCATTGTCATCGTTAAAAACTATATTTACTTTGATGATGCGACCCTGTTTCAGTATACGGAATCAAGGCACCGTCCCGACAAGTTCCGGTTTGTGGATTTTGCGAGACGTATGGATACACAGTCGATTTAA
- a CDS encoding late competence development ComFB family protein, translated as MKFGYVNVMEEVVSTLVNVLMMSPDYQTFCNCQKCRDDIIAISLNTLPSHYVTTEDGRKMVFEQLNTQENRTWINKRIISAIHLVGKYPKH; from the coding sequence ATGAAATTTGGTTATGTCAATGTAATGGAAGAAGTGGTTTCCACTCTTGTCAATGTGCTGATGATGAGCCCGGATTATCAGACATTCTGCAATTGCCAGAAGTGCCGGGATGATATCATCGCGATTAGCCTGAACACTCTTCCAAGTCACTATGTCACTACTGAAGATGGCCGCAAAATGGTCTTTGAACAGCTTAACACCCAGGAAAACAGGACCTGGATCAATAAAAGGATCATCAGTGCCATCCATCTAGTTGGTAAATATCCAAAGCATTAA